A part of Nesterenkonia lutea genomic DNA contains:
- a CDS encoding acyltransferase family protein, producing the protein MSTRIETPQAMPASAPSVPDTGIRANRSGRFQPEIQGLRALAVLLVVMYHFWPDHLSGGYIGVDVFFVISGYLITAHLFKEANRTGRIRLGQFWARRIRRLLPLSLLVLGLTAVAAVMVLPSTEWQGTRRQVMASALYVQNWILAGDAIDYSKADEQATAVQHFWSLSVEEQFYVLWPVLLAVALAAALSAHRRRGRIGASVEPRVRVRAIFLWVIGVLGVASLGFSIYYTANSAAQAYFVTPTRIWEFALGAVLALLLGDSQFSGRWGNVLGWVGFAMILGSAYLYSDLTPFPGWTALVPTVGATLLMACGGKGPGTGIHWWLSQRPATAIGDWSYAIYLWHWPVVIFSPYISDAARDWYIKVLLILGVVLLSALTTRFFETPIRRAKILAPTWRTMVAAATGMALVVGVAYYSVEYAEQEFVASDLSEDHPCYGYRALANPDQCGDPFEGTQGLMPSAADVSAQSQNLPYPDCQAEAEDEEVGECWLGADQAQADGTIAVFGDSHATMWLTAFDEIAQDNGKRLLVMTRSGCTPHASTSEDSEDLCGEANLEILERVAEDDDIETVIIAGSQKIGGLSAPEIEVDLPESDLELDDTARSMLTPIQFWLEAEKEVVVLGETPRLNEESNEEETLPECVALNEDDLSACNDDLEDTRVGPRWLTESAEVFEGAEDYHFVPTEDLLCEEDTCYAVLGGAITYRDNSHVSLNFVRSVTPELEDRMEDAILN; encoded by the coding sequence ATGTCCACACGCATCGAAACACCGCAGGCCATGCCCGCTTCAGCGCCCTCAGTTCCGGATACGGGCATTCGCGCCAACCGCAGCGGGCGATTCCAGCCCGAGATCCAGGGCCTGCGCGCGCTGGCTGTCTTGTTGGTGGTGATGTATCACTTCTGGCCAGATCATCTTTCCGGCGGGTATATCGGCGTCGATGTGTTCTTCGTGATCTCGGGGTACTTGATCACGGCCCACCTGTTCAAGGAGGCCAACAGGACCGGCCGCATTCGGCTTGGCCAGTTCTGGGCGCGACGGATCCGGCGCCTGCTGCCGCTGAGCCTTCTGGTGCTCGGTCTGACGGCTGTGGCAGCCGTGATGGTACTGCCCAGCACTGAGTGGCAGGGAACCCGCAGACAGGTCATGGCGTCGGCGCTGTACGTGCAGAACTGGATCCTCGCCGGTGACGCTATCGACTATTCCAAAGCGGATGAACAGGCCACAGCGGTGCAGCACTTTTGGTCCCTCTCTGTGGAGGAGCAGTTCTATGTGCTGTGGCCCGTCCTTCTGGCGGTTGCGCTGGCAGCTGCTTTGTCTGCTCACCGTCGCCGTGGACGCATCGGTGCGAGTGTCGAACCTCGGGTCCGGGTGCGTGCGATCTTCCTCTGGGTGATCGGGGTGCTTGGCGTTGCGTCCCTGGGTTTCTCGATCTATTACACTGCGAATTCAGCCGCCCAGGCCTATTTCGTGACCCCGACACGCATCTGGGAGTTCGCACTCGGCGCGGTTCTGGCGCTGCTCCTGGGGGACAGCCAATTCTCAGGGAGATGGGGCAATGTCTTGGGGTGGGTAGGTTTCGCGATGATCCTCGGTTCGGCCTACCTCTACAGCGACCTGACGCCCTTCCCTGGTTGGACTGCGCTGGTTCCCACGGTCGGTGCGACCCTGTTGATGGCCTGCGGAGGCAAAGGGCCGGGGACGGGGATCCATTGGTGGCTGTCGCAGCGTCCCGCCACGGCGATCGGGGACTGGTCCTATGCGATCTACCTCTGGCACTGGCCGGTGGTGATCTTCTCGCCCTATATCAGTGATGCTGCGCGTGACTGGTACATCAAGGTGCTGTTGATCCTCGGCGTCGTCCTGCTGTCGGCGCTGACCACTCGGTTCTTCGAGACTCCGATCAGGCGTGCGAAGATCTTGGCACCGACCTGGCGCACCATGGTGGCGGCGGCCACCGGCATGGCGCTGGTTGTGGGAGTCGCGTACTACTCGGTGGAATATGCGGAACAGGAGTTCGTGGCCTCAGACCTCTCTGAGGACCATCCCTGCTACGGCTACCGTGCCCTTGCCAATCCCGACCAGTGCGGAGACCCGTTCGAAGGTACACAAGGTCTCATGCCCTCTGCGGCGGACGTTTCGGCGCAGTCGCAGAACTTGCCTTATCCCGACTGCCAGGCCGAGGCTGAGGATGAGGAGGTCGGGGAATGCTGGCTTGGGGCCGACCAGGCTCAGGCGGACGGGACCATCGCCGTGTTCGGCGATTCCCACGCGACCATGTGGCTGACCGCATTCGACGAGATCGCGCAGGACAACGGCAAGCGACTGCTCGTGATGACCAGGTCTGGCTGCACCCCTCACGCGAGCACTTCCGAGGATTCGGAGGACCTCTGCGGCGAGGCCAACTTGGAGATCCTTGAACGGGTGGCAGAGGACGACGACATCGAGACTGTCATCATCGCCGGCAGCCAGAAGATCGGTGGATTGAGCGCACCCGAGATTGAGGTAGACCTCCCAGAGTCTGATCTGGAGCTCGATGACACTGCCCGCAGCATGCTGACGCCTATTCAGTTCTGGTTGGAGGCTGAGAAAGAAGTGGTCGTCCTCGGTGAGACCCCGCGATTGAACGAGGAGAGCAACGAGGAGGAGACCCTCCCGGAATGCGTGGCGCTCAACGAAGATGACCTCTCCGCCTGCAACGACGATCTTGAGGACACCAGAGTCGGTCCACGCTGGCTCACGGAATCGGCAGAGGTCTTCGAGGGGGCCGAGGATTATCACTTCGTCCCAACGGAGGACCTTCTCTGCGAGGAGGACACCTGCTACGCCGTGCTCGGCGGTGCCATCACATATCGGGACAACAGTCACGTCTCGCTCAATTTCGTGCGTTCCGTGACGCCTGAGCTGGAGGATCGCATGGAAGATGCCATCCTCAACTGA
- a CDS encoding glycosyltransferase: MRWIDLHPSASSSDFGETDPTERPRDADVLGAAFAMHRTALRATEDAHRAAARAWESTDTATRAATLRNRAGAAHLARADSYRQKSQLLERNGTVSSQSGVPVTRESIRAVAAEDELGPESLPSPRRIVEQALDATAGLPSGETGVSRPRLPVRVGLLAGPRLESGFLGAADILSLTSEDWAENLEEIDLLIVGSETSESPEVLEDAVIPACQERTIPTVFFSTASGDDVDATLGLAEACDWVFAVDQQAMQRYRQLRRNPGTVETVRLPISPLLHTPVGTRPGRTDLVALFGVDQSPSSRQLSPEESTTPLFDGVLASGRSAAFLQPGGAQGTHRAQWAVPTEYAPWTLSQREMPELTSAEELARLQRGVDAGMAVNAVLGSQTLVDSQVLQLQASGTMVLSTYNQGVNSYYPNVHIANSAEDVAKALQYMTTEELRRVQGDGIRRVFRDHHGTDVLTRICRTVGVSVPAAQERVLVVTDELTAELASDIKEQTHPVVASTSWSQLNDWQPASSSAPGDYDILMPMSAARRYSPFYAEDHVAAFRYQGIAITTKLTGPLTETDELAHQHSSGIQEPELTAWWQPGPEATQSPEALRDTLLSSPVYAIDHLGHRPVTARRTVDALAGSDFEESKREFRSTAESLGLELAVVVPIFNNGDHLRHKAFASLRRSEMFDRMHVLLINDGSSDASTLDTIEELTHSHPNVSAFHHAAGGSGSASRPRNTGLELSFTEFVTYLDPDDEELDDGYLELLEALRTQPRADFALGNMAVWTHRYTVFDYHAWFLAGVEHRDGLNWPHPQTLRTVNFRPASIEALVARTGWLKGLGLVQPVGAVGQDTYFFQQLMYYATAYVPVYRPVYTYYGAVDTSIVNVVSPNYFRKYLILETARADWLREVGLLDDYMEQRFEAFFVSWYLDKFDKVHPHQRAEAAEILHQIADAYGPYEWSSPRARAFFTSNPDPRTLQPA, encoded by the coding sequence GTGCGATGGATAGACCTTCACCCCAGTGCCAGCTCCTCCGACTTCGGCGAAACCGATCCCACGGAGCGCCCCCGTGACGCAGATGTGCTCGGGGCGGCCTTCGCCATGCATCGGACGGCGTTGCGTGCCACGGAAGACGCCCATCGCGCCGCGGCACGGGCCTGGGAGTCCACCGACACAGCCACCCGCGCGGCCACGCTGCGCAACAGGGCTGGCGCCGCCCACCTGGCACGCGCCGACTCGTACCGACAGAAGTCACAGCTCCTTGAACGGAACGGCACCGTGAGTTCGCAGAGTGGCGTGCCGGTCACGCGCGAGAGCATCAGGGCAGTCGCTGCAGAAGACGAACTCGGCCCAGAGTCTCTGCCGTCGCCCCGTCGCATAGTGGAACAGGCGCTCGATGCGACCGCTGGACTGCCCTCCGGCGAAACAGGAGTGTCACGGCCCCGCCTGCCGGTGCGGGTCGGTCTGCTCGCAGGTCCTCGTCTCGAATCGGGTTTTCTCGGCGCTGCCGACATCCTGAGCCTGACGTCCGAAGACTGGGCGGAGAACCTGGAAGAGATTGACCTGCTGATCGTGGGTTCGGAGACTTCTGAGTCCCCCGAGGTTTTGGAAGACGCCGTCATCCCAGCCTGCCAGGAACGGACCATTCCCACTGTCTTCTTCTCCACCGCTTCCGGTGACGACGTCGACGCCACCCTGGGTCTGGCTGAGGCCTGTGACTGGGTCTTCGCCGTGGATCAGCAGGCGATGCAGAGGTATCGGCAGCTGCGTCGGAACCCCGGCACCGTCGAGACTGTTCGGCTACCGATCAGTCCCCTGCTTCACACTCCCGTGGGAACTCGCCCCGGACGCACAGACCTGGTCGCGCTCTTCGGAGTAGACCAGTCCCCCAGCTCGCGTCAGCTCTCCCCCGAGGAATCGACCACGCCCCTCTTCGACGGTGTTCTCGCCTCTGGCAGGTCCGCCGCATTCCTGCAGCCAGGCGGGGCCCAAGGTACCCACCGTGCCCAGTGGGCAGTCCCGACGGAGTACGCTCCATGGACGCTGTCGCAGCGCGAGATGCCGGAGCTGACCAGCGCAGAAGAACTGGCGCGCCTGCAGCGAGGCGTAGACGCAGGCATGGCCGTCAATGCTGTGCTCGGCTCACAGACGCTCGTCGACTCTCAGGTGCTTCAGCTGCAGGCATCGGGAACCATGGTGCTCTCGACATACAACCAGGGCGTGAACTCGTATTACCCGAATGTCCATATTGCGAACTCCGCCGAGGATGTCGCCAAGGCACTGCAGTACATGACCACTGAAGAGCTCCGCAGGGTCCAGGGCGATGGGATCCGCAGGGTCTTTCGGGATCACCACGGCACAGATGTGCTGACCCGCATCTGCCGCACGGTCGGAGTGAGCGTTCCGGCGGCGCAGGAGCGAGTCCTCGTGGTGACGGATGAACTCACTGCCGAGCTGGCCTCGGACATCAAAGAACAGACACACCCTGTGGTGGCCAGCACGTCCTGGTCCCAGCTGAATGATTGGCAGCCTGCCAGCTCCAGCGCCCCCGGTGACTACGACATCCTCATGCCGATGAGCGCTGCCCGGCGCTATTCCCCGTTCTACGCAGAAGACCACGTGGCCGCCTTCCGCTACCAGGGGATCGCAATCACCACGAAGCTCACGGGCCCGCTCACCGAGACGGACGAGTTGGCCCATCAGCACAGCTCAGGGATCCAGGAGCCCGAGCTGACCGCCTGGTGGCAGCCAGGTCCCGAAGCCACGCAGTCTCCTGAGGCCCTGCGGGACACGCTGCTAAGCAGCCCCGTCTACGCCATCGACCACCTCGGTCATCGTCCCGTGACAGCTCGACGGACCGTTGATGCCTTGGCGGGTTCGGACTTTGAGGAGTCGAAGCGTGAATTCCGCAGCACGGCCGAGTCGCTGGGACTCGAGCTCGCCGTCGTCGTGCCCATCTTCAACAATGGGGATCACCTCCGGCATAAGGCGTTCGCTTCGCTGCGTCGTTCAGAGATGTTTGATCGCATGCACGTGCTGCTCATCAACGATGGTTCGTCGGACGCGTCCACCCTCGACACGATAGAGGAACTGACCCACAGCCACCCGAATGTCTCAGCCTTCCACCACGCCGCCGGAGGATCCGGCTCCGCCTCGAGGCCACGCAACACGGGCCTGGAGCTGAGCTTCACCGAGTTCGTGACCTATCTGGACCCTGACGACGAGGAGCTCGACGACGGGTACCTCGAGCTGCTCGAAGCGCTCCGGACGCAGCCGCGCGCGGACTTCGCCCTTGGCAACATGGCGGTCTGGACACATCGCTACACCGTCTTTGACTATCACGCGTGGTTCCTCGCCGGTGTGGAACACAGGGACGGACTCAACTGGCCCCACCCACAGACGCTGCGGACGGTGAATTTTCGTCCGGCTTCGATCGAAGCGCTCGTGGCGCGGACAGGCTGGCTGAAGGGCCTCGGCCTCGTCCAACCGGTAGGTGCGGTCGGGCAGGACACGTACTTCTTCCAACAGCTCATGTACTACGCCACGGCCTACGTGCCGGTCTACCGACCCGTGTACACCTACTACGGAGCGGTTGACACATCGATAGTGAACGTCGTCTCGCCGAACTACTTCCGAAAATATCTGATCCTGGAGACGGCCAGAGCCGACTGGCTGCGCGAGGTCGGGCTCCTCGATGACTACATGGAGCAGCGTTTCGAGGCATTCTTCGTGTCCTGGTACCTGGACAAGTTCGACAAGGTCCACCCTCATCAGCGCGCGGAGGCTGCAGAGATTCTGCACCAGATCGCCGATGCCTATGGTCCGTACGAATGGTCGAGCCCGCGCGCCCGGGCGTTCTTCACGAGCAACCCGGACCCACGCACGCTCCAGCCCGCCTGA
- the ffh gene encoding signal recognition particle protein, translating to MFNSLSDRLSATFKNLRGKGRLSEADIDGTAREIRRALLDADVAVPVVREFIAKVKARALGAEVAQALNPGQQVVKIVNEELVGILGGKTRELALAKQPPTVIMLAGLQGAGKTTLAGKLAHHLKSQGHTPMLVACDLQRPNAVKQLQVGGQRAGVPVFAPHPGVSSETESATGDPVKVATEGLAEARAKLHDVLIIDTAGRLGVDAELMRQAADIKAAVGAHETLFVIDSMIGQDAVNTAQAFNEGVDFTGVVLTKLDGDARGGAALSVASITGKPVMYASTGEGLKDFEIFHPDRMARRILDMGDILSLVEQAEANWDRGEAEKMAKKFADQEDFTLDDFLGQMQQLKKMGSMKKLLGMMPGAQGMRQQLDQFDESSIGRVEAIIYSMTPYERNVPKVINGSRRARIAKGSGVHVSEINQLLERFTQAQKMMKKMASGGGMPSMPSGGGGMPSMGGMPGMGAGGGASKKRKQQAKPKKKSGNPAKAAQEAREAELKRQEGAAKRMDGSSFGAGSKDLSPEDLSLPKGFEKYLR from the coding sequence GTGTTCAACTCCCTCTCCGACCGCCTGAGCGCCACCTTCAAGAATCTCCGCGGCAAAGGGCGGCTGTCCGAGGCCGATATCGACGGCACCGCCCGGGAGATCCGGCGCGCCCTGCTCGACGCCGACGTCGCAGTGCCCGTGGTCCGCGAGTTCATCGCCAAGGTCAAGGCGCGCGCCCTCGGCGCCGAGGTCGCACAGGCGCTGAATCCGGGCCAGCAGGTCGTCAAGATCGTCAACGAAGAGCTCGTCGGCATCCTCGGCGGGAAGACGCGTGAGCTCGCGCTGGCCAAGCAGCCGCCGACGGTGATCATGCTGGCCGGGCTCCAGGGCGCGGGCAAGACGACCCTGGCCGGCAAGCTCGCCCACCACCTGAAGAGCCAGGGCCACACGCCGATGCTGGTGGCCTGTGACCTCCAGCGGCCCAACGCCGTCAAACAGCTCCAGGTCGGCGGCCAGCGAGCCGGGGTTCCCGTGTTCGCCCCGCACCCCGGCGTCTCCTCCGAGACCGAGTCGGCCACCGGCGATCCGGTGAAGGTGGCCACCGAGGGTCTGGCCGAGGCACGCGCCAAGCTTCACGACGTGCTGATCATCGACACCGCCGGCCGGCTCGGCGTGGACGCCGAGCTGATGCGTCAGGCGGCGGACATCAAGGCCGCCGTCGGGGCCCACGAGACGCTCTTCGTGATCGACTCGATGATCGGCCAGGACGCCGTCAACACGGCACAGGCCTTCAACGAAGGCGTGGACTTCACCGGCGTGGTGCTGACCAAGCTCGACGGCGACGCCCGCGGCGGTGCGGCGCTGTCCGTAGCCTCGATCACCGGCAAGCCCGTGATGTACGCCTCCACCGGCGAGGGCCTCAAGGACTTTGAGATCTTCCACCCGGACCGCATGGCGCGACGGATCCTGGACATGGGAGACATCCTCTCCCTCGTCGAACAGGCCGAGGCGAACTGGGACCGCGGCGAGGCCGAGAAGATGGCCAAGAAGTTCGCCGACCAGGAGGACTTCACCCTGGACGACTTCCTCGGACAGATGCAGCAGCTGAAGAAGATGGGTTCGATGAAGAAGCTGCTGGGCATGATGCCCGGCGCGCAGGGGATGCGTCAACAGCTCGATCAGTTCGACGAGTCCTCCATCGGTCGTGTCGAAGCGATCATCTATTCGATGACTCCCTACGAGCGCAACGTCCCCAAGGTGATCAACGGTTCACGCCGCGCCCGCATCGCCAAGGGTTCCGGCGTCCACGTCTCCGAGATCAACCAGCTGCTGGAGCGGTTCACACAGGCGCAGAAGATGATGAAGAAGATGGCCTCCGGAGGCGGAATGCCTTCGATGCCCAGCGGTGGCGGCGGGATGCCGTCCATGGGCGGCATGCCCGGCATGGGTGCCGGCGGCGGAGCCTCCAAGAAGCGCAAGCAGCAGGCCAAGCCGAAGAAGAAGTCAGGAAACCCGGCCAAGGCCGCACAGGAGGCACGCGAGGCGGAGCTCAAGCGGCAGGAGGGAGCGGCCAAGCGCATGGACGGCTCCAGCTTCGGCGCCGGCTCCAAGGATCTCAGCCCCGAAGACCTCAGCCTGCCCAAGGGATTCGAGAAGTACCTGCGCTGA
- the rpsP gene encoding 30S ribosomal protein S16 translates to MAVKIRLKRMGKIRAPFYRVVVADSRTKRDGAAIEQIGKYNPIEEPSLIEIDSERAQYWLSVGAQPTEQVQALLKITGDWQKFKGLEGAEGTLRTKAPKEEFVAPSKGSVIQEKSKAPAAAPAEESAEAPAESAPQENAE, encoded by the coding sequence GTGGCTGTAAAAATTCGTCTGAAGCGCATGGGCAAGATCCGTGCACCGTTCTACCGTGTTGTCGTCGCCGACTCCCGCACCAAGCGTGACGGCGCCGCCATCGAGCAGATCGGCAAATACAACCCCATCGAAGAGCCTTCGCTCATCGAGATCGATTCCGAGCGTGCCCAGTACTGGCTCTCCGTGGGCGCTCAGCCCACCGAGCAGGTGCAGGCGCTGCTCAAGATCACCGGTGACTGGCAGAAGTTCAAGGGCCTCGAAGGCGCTGAAGGAACTCTGCGGACCAAGGCTCCGAAGGAGGAGTTCGTCGCTCCTTCCAAGGGCTCGGTCATCCAGGAGAAGTCCAAGGCTCCGGCCGCGGCTCCTGCAGAAGAGTCAGCTGAGGCTCCGGCCGAGTCTGCTCCGCAGGAGAACGCAGAGTAA
- a CDS encoding RNA-binding protein: MLSDALEHLVRGIVDAPDDVDVRRKGGRRYDVLQVRVHPDDLGRVIGRAGRTAKALRTVVSALPGGGDVRVDVVDTDRSR, translated from the coding sequence GTGCTGAGTGACGCGCTCGAACACCTGGTCCGCGGAATCGTGGACGCGCCCGACGACGTCGATGTCCGCCGCAAGGGCGGGCGTCGCTACGACGTCCTGCAGGTTCGCGTTCATCCGGATGATCTCGGCCGAGTGATCGGCCGGGCCGGGCGCACCGCGAAGGCACTGCGCACTGTGGTCTCCGCCCTTCCCGGCGGTGGCGATGTCCGCGTGGACGTGGTCGACACCGACCGCAGCCGCTGA
- the rimM gene encoding ribosome maturation factor RimM (Essential for efficient processing of 16S rRNA) encodes MTAGAEGQKASGTDPQALPDSAERLRVARIGKPHGIRGEVTAQLFTDEPEARLAPGAVLIRIPGDETSDRTTTLLTVTRQRWNKSVCLLDFREVTDRNGAEALRGSTLYVEAPWQEDPEEEGWYSHELVGFTCLDTAGLQLGTLKELITGAAQDLLVITSVSGEEVMVPFVEEIVPEVDVENRRILLDPPAGLF; translated from the coding sequence ATGACTGCTGGCGCTGAAGGCCAGAAGGCATCTGGGACCGACCCGCAGGCTCTGCCAGATTCGGCAGAACGCCTGCGGGTCGCTCGCATTGGAAAGCCCCACGGGATCCGCGGGGAGGTCACCGCCCAGCTCTTCACCGATGAGCCCGAGGCGCGGCTGGCCCCGGGCGCGGTCCTCATCCGGATTCCCGGAGACGAGACCTCCGACCGGACCACCACCCTGCTCACCGTGACCCGCCAGCGGTGGAACAAGAGCGTCTGCCTCCTGGACTTCCGCGAGGTCACCGATCGCAACGGCGCCGAGGCGCTGCGCGGCTCCACCCTCTACGTCGAGGCCCCCTGGCAGGAGGATCCCGAGGAGGAGGGCTGGTACAGCCACGAACTCGTCGGATTCACCTGCCTGGACACCGCGGGCCTGCAGCTGGGCACGCTCAAGGAGCTCATCACCGGAGCTGCCCAGGACCTGCTCGTGATCACCTCGGTATCCGGCGAAGAGGTCATGGTGCCCTTCGTCGAGGAGATCGTCCCCGAGGTCGACGTGGAGAACAGGCGCATCCTGCTGGATCCGCCGGCCGGTCTCTTCTGA
- the trmD gene encoding tRNA (guanosine(37)-N1)-methyltransferase TrmD — protein MRIDLVSIFPEFFDVLDLSLIGKAQRESLLSLHRHQLRDFSFDKHRSVDDTPTGGGAGMVMKPEPWALALEHVLAQRPAAEIATAEAPRPILIVPTPAGELFTQRTAEDLATAEHLVFAPARFEGIDHRLLDWAQEDFDLRPMSIGDYVLNGGEAAVVVMVEAITRLIPGVIGNPESLAEESHADGLLEYPVYTKPARWRGRDVPEILLSGDHARIRDWRAEQQDVRTRRIRPDLWAKHVVAQEQKLT, from the coding sequence ATGCGGATCGACCTCGTCTCGATATTTCCAGAGTTCTTCGACGTCCTCGACCTGTCCCTGATCGGCAAGGCCCAGCGCGAGTCTCTGCTGAGTCTGCATCGACACCAGCTCCGGGATTTCAGCTTCGACAAGCACCGCAGCGTGGACGACACGCCCACCGGCGGCGGTGCGGGCATGGTGATGAAGCCGGAGCCCTGGGCCCTCGCCCTCGAACATGTCCTGGCGCAGCGTCCCGCAGCTGAGATCGCGACCGCCGAGGCGCCGCGACCCATACTGATCGTGCCCACCCCGGCGGGAGAGCTCTTCACGCAGCGCACCGCCGAGGATCTCGCGACTGCGGAGCATCTCGTCTTCGCGCCCGCCCGCTTCGAGGGGATCGACCACCGGCTCCTGGACTGGGCGCAGGAGGACTTCGACCTTCGGCCCATGTCCATCGGCGACTATGTGCTCAACGGAGGCGAGGCCGCCGTCGTCGTGATGGTCGAGGCGATCACTCGGCTGATCCCTGGGGTGATCGGAAACCCCGAGTCCCTGGCGGAGGAGTCGCACGCCGACGGGCTGCTGGAGTACCCCGTCTACACCAAGCCGGCACGCTGGCGCGGTCGCGACGTCCCGGAGATCCTGCTCTCCGGAGACCACGCCAGGATCCGCGACTGGCGGGCCGAGCAGCAGGACGTGCGCACTCGCCGGATCCGTCCCGATCTGTGGGCCAAGCACGTGGTCGCACAGGAGCAGAAACTGACATAG
- the rplS gene encoding 50S ribosomal protein L19 translates to MHKLDSVDSASLRKDVPDFGPGDTVSVHVNIIEGKNTRVQVFKGYVLGRQGHGVGETFTVRKVSFGVGVERTFPVHSPVTEKIEVSARGDVRRAKLYYMRDRHGKAARIKEKRESTIARQQGEKVEEVTEA, encoded by the coding sequence ATGCATAAGCTCGATTCCGTCGATTCAGCAAGCCTGCGCAAAGACGTCCCCGACTTCGGTCCCGGTGACACCGTCAGCGTGCACGTGAACATCATCGAGGGCAAGAACACCCGTGTCCAGGTCTTCAAGGGCTACGTCCTTGGTCGCCAGGGTCACGGCGTCGGCGAGACCTTCACCGTCCGCAAGGTCTCCTTCGGCGTCGGCGTGGAGCGCACCTTCCCGGTGCACTCCCCGGTGACCGAGAAGATCGAGGTCTCCGCCCGCGGTGACGTGCGTCGCGCGAAGCTGTACTACATGCGTGATCGCCACGGCAAGGCTGCACGCATCAAGGAGAAGCGCGAGTCCACCATCGCCCGCCAGCAGGGCGAAAAGGTCGAGGAAGTCACTGAGGCCTGA
- the lepB gene encoding signal peptidase I, whose amino-acid sequence MAVVAAAVIAVVLATGLRIAVIDVYTVSQVSMAPTLADSERILVEKDYPGERDVQPGDVIVFDGEGSFTPYEGSSSTLAQLGSRIGHWFGLTAPPATYVKRVLGTGGDVIACCDDSGRLSLNGEPLAEPYLGREVTATAPASEQSFEAEVPQGRVWVMGDNREESIDSRALLGAPGGGMISEDRILGRVSGVFWPWSERRDLQEAGYQQQ is encoded by the coding sequence ATGGCCGTAGTGGCCGCCGCGGTGATCGCCGTGGTGCTCGCAACCGGGCTGCGCATCGCGGTCATCGATGTCTACACCGTCTCCCAGGTCTCGATGGCGCCCACACTGGCTGACTCCGAGCGGATCCTGGTGGAGAAGGACTATCCGGGGGAGCGCGACGTCCAGCCCGGGGATGTGATCGTCTTCGACGGCGAGGGTTCATTCACCCCCTACGAGGGAAGCAGCTCGACCCTGGCCCAGCTCGGCTCACGCATCGGTCACTGGTTCGGTCTCACCGCGCCGCCGGCCACGTACGTGAAGCGGGTGTTGGGCACCGGTGGAGACGTGATCGCCTGCTGCGATGACTCGGGGAGGCTCAGCCTCAACGGGGAGCCGCTTGCGGAGCCGTACCTGGGCCGCGAGGTGACCGCCACGGCACCTGCCTCGGAGCAGAGCTTCGAGGCCGAGGTGCCGCAGGGCAGGGTGTGGGTGATGGGGGACAACCGTGAGGAGTCCATCGACTCCCGAGCGCTGCTGGGCGCCCCCGGCGGAGGTATGATCAGCGAAGACCGCATTCTGGGCCGCGTATCCGGTGTCTTCTGGCCCTGGAGCGAGCGACGAGATCTCCAGGAGGCCGGCTATCAGCAGCAGTGA
- the lepB gene encoding signal peptidase I has product MRNPAAAFLIEIVTILVIALVISFVVKTFLFRAFYIPSESMEPTLQVDDRIIVNLLAPGVMEVERGDVVVFEDTRQWWGAASTVETNVFQDAMIFVGLLPDTSSHYVVKRVVGLGGDEVECCDDQGRIMVNGEPIEEPYVFPGDSPSEVEFSVTVPEDHMWVMGDHRSNSADSRSHLDESDTGAVPLEDVIGRSAAVIWPFENFGGGGSARDPFDSVPAP; this is encoded by the coding sequence GTGCGCAACCCGGCCGCGGCGTTCCTGATCGAGATCGTCACGATCCTCGTCATCGCCCTGGTCATCTCCTTCGTGGTGAAGACCTTCCTGTTCAGGGCCTTCTACATCCCCTCAGAGTCGATGGAGCCCACACTGCAGGTCGATGACCGGATCATCGTGAACCTGCTTGCTCCCGGGGTCATGGAGGTGGAACGCGGCGACGTGGTCGTGTTCGAGGACACCCGTCAGTGGTGGGGCGCTGCCAGCACCGTGGAGACCAACGTGTTTCAGGACGCGATGATCTTCGTGGGGCTGCTGCCGGACACCTCCTCGCACTACGTGGTCAAACGCGTGGTGGGCCTCGGCGGTGACGAGGTGGAATGCTGCGATGATCAGGGTCGGATCATGGTCAACGGCGAACCCATCGAGGAGCCGTATGTGTTCCCCGGAGACTCGCCCAGCGAGGTGGAGTTCTCTGTGACCGTGCCCGAGGACCATATGTGGGTCATGGGGGACCACCGCAGCAACTCGGCGGACTCACGCTCCCACCTGGACGAATCAGATACAGGGGCTGTGCCTCTGGAGGATGTCATCGGACGCTCCGCTGCAGTGATCTGGCCCTTCGAGAACTTCGGCGGCGGCGGGTCCGCGCGAGACCCGTTCGACTCCGTTCCCGCGCCGTGA